The following coding sequences are from one Selenomonas sputigena ATCC 35185 window:
- a CDS encoding SAM-dependent methyltransferase, whose amino-acid sequence MKDAGSITVVGLGPGRFGLITLESMEAMTSGRSLLLRTAVHPSVAELKRRGVPFTSYDSWYEKAQSFEELYHAIAEDLAARARAGEEIVYAVPGSPFVAERTVIFLRDLCAKEGLELSILPGMSFIETLYGSLGIDPVEGLTILDASDAAGMTFRFSTGVLFTQVYSREIASELKLALMERMKDEREVIYLHNIALPDESVRPMPLYEIDRQTDIDHLTSLFIPCDSFQDD is encoded by the coding sequence ATGAAAGATGCGGGAAGTATCACGGTCGTGGGACTCGGCCCCGGCCGCTTCGGACTCATCACGCTCGAAAGCATGGAGGCGATGACGAGCGGGCGAAGCCTTCTGCTGCGCACGGCGGTTCATCCGTCCGTGGCGGAACTTAAGCGGCGCGGCGTTCCTTTCACGAGCTACGATTCCTGGTATGAGAAGGCGCAAAGTTTTGAGGAGCTTTACCATGCGATTGCGGAAGATCTCGCCGCGAGGGCGCGCGCAGGCGAGGAGATCGTCTACGCCGTGCCCGGCAGCCCCTTTGTGGCGGAGCGCACGGTCATTTTTCTGCGTGATTTGTGTGCGAAGGAAGGCTTGGAGCTTTCTATTCTGCCGGGCATGAGCTTCATAGAGACGCTCTACGGCAGTCTCGGCATCGATCCCGTCGAAGGTCTTACGATCCTCGACGCATCGGATGCGGCGGGCATGACCTTTCGTTTTTCGACGGGGGTGCTCTTCACGCAGGTCTACAGCCGCGAGATCGCTTCCGAGTTGAAACTCGCCTTGATGGAGCGAATGAAGGACGAGAGGGAAGTCATCTATCTGCACAACATTGCGCTGCCCGATGAATCCGTGCGCCCGATGCCGCTCTATGAAATCGACAGGCAGACGGACATAGATCATCTGACGAGCCTTTTCATCCCTTGCGATAGCTTCCAGGATGATTAA
- a CDS encoding MGDG synthase family glycosyltransferase: MAARSYLIVAASIGSGHMKAAEALAAALLRAEPEAHVAVVDFTKRDTAWVTWFMKAVYLKMLHFMPNLYQLLYRFTGHRQGASPVQKLIASLTKRNMRSLVRRHAADTVICTHPFPEGAASCLKESGEEDFFFATVLTDYSVHRMWFYPGVDAFFVATERMRRSLVKEGCAATAVHATGIPILPLSPAGFDRAAICERLGLSESLPTILVMGGGLGLGDVAHSLEKIEDVAEKLQILVVAGKNERLLAWVKEHAVRSHHAVRAWGYTDAVPELMAAAALLISKPGALTISEAWAMGVPLILHEPIPGPELENAMIASERGTAVWLGKGENLAALVMGLLGDAPRLASMREAARLASRPAAAQEIARFLQAAGASVG, from the coding sequence ATGGCGGCTCGCAGCTATCTGATCGTAGCGGCGTCGATCGGCTCGGGGCACATGAAGGCAGCGGAAGCCTTGGCAGCGGCTCTTTTGCGGGCGGAGCCGGAGGCGCATGTGGCGGTCGTCGACTTCACGAAGCGCGATACGGCGTGGGTCACTTGGTTCATGAAGGCGGTCTACCTGAAGATGCTGCACTTCATGCCGAACCTTTACCAGCTGCTCTATCGCTTCACGGGGCACAGGCAGGGCGCTTCGCCCGTGCAGAAGCTCATCGCTTCCTTGACGAAGCGCAACATGCGCAGTCTTGTGCGCCGTCATGCAGCGGACACGGTGATCTGCACGCATCCGTTTCCCGAGGGTGCGGCGTCGTGCCTCAAGGAGAGCGGCGAGGAAGATTTCTTTTTCGCCACGGTTCTTACGGACTACAGCGTGCACCGCATGTGGTTCTATCCGGGTGTCGACGCCTTCTTCGTCGCGACGGAGAGGATGCGGCGCAGCCTCGTCAAGGAAGGCTGTGCGGCGACGGCGGTTCATGCGACGGGCATTCCGATCCTGCCGCTTTCCCCGGCAGGTTTTGACCGTGCGGCGATTTGTGAAAGGCTCGGACTCAGCGAGTCGCTTCCGACGATCCTCGTCATGGGCGGCGGTCTCGGACTCGGCGATGTGGCTCATTCTCTGGAGAAGATTGAGGATGTCGCGGAAAAGCTGCAGATCCTCGTCGTCGCAGGGAAGAACGAGCGTCTTCTCGCTTGGGTCAAGGAACATGCCGTGCGCTCGCACCATGCGGTTCGCGCCTGGGGATATACCGATGCTGTACCCGAACTCATGGCGGCCGCCGCGCTTCTCATATCGAAGCCCGGCGCACTGACCATCAGCGAGGCGTGGGCGATGGGCGTGCCGCTGATTCTGCACGAGCCGATTCCGGGGCCGGAGCTTGAGAATGCGATGATTGCAAGCGAGCGCGGCACGGCGGTCTGGCTCGGCAAGGGCGAAAATCTGGCGGCTCTCGTCATGGGGCTGCTGGGAGACGCCCCGCGTCTCGCCTCCATGCGAGAGGCGGCGCGTCTCGCGAGCCGCCCCGCAGCGGCGCAGGAGATCGCCCGCTTTCTGCAGGCGGCAGGCGCAAGCGTCGGTTGA
- the mfd gene encoding transcription-repair coupling factor: MKALFEQMMQDGSARKIVEAFSRRAGKTLVYGLSGSQKHALFAAACNTAEKPVVIVTHSREAIEAWRADLTALLPTRELMELPEVDMMAVEATAKGMERTALRMGVLGRLLKKNPVIVLAHAAAAVQKGVSRRDFERMSLRLEVGATLSRETLLSRLVELGYEAAGEVDGLGQFSARGGIVDIYPLNASLPLRLEFFDDEIDSLREFDPATRRSVRNVPSAVVLPVATPEESGEAATFLSYLEGEGAVIFDEPLRTRESAQKLVKETPELRSKLFSWEELVAGAEGNATFFAALMLQKIHGAEPDSLVSLAVQAVAPFQRQMDLLKNEARNWLSNKQHVVLLVGEAEKAASLRELFAKSRIPSAVAAGDEPLSDAYLNIVVGTLSNGFELPGARLIVVSEKDIFGRQKKKLAQKASKEERIAHFREINVGDYVVHVNHGVGKYLGVETLDVGGIKKDYLHIKYGGDDKLFVPTDQVGLLQKYIGSEGETPRLHRMGGTEWVKAKARARASVEDIADELIALYAKRRAAKGFAFSPDTPWQREFEDAFPYEETPDQRRAIEEIKADMEKPEPMDRLLCGDVGFGKTEVAIRAAYKAVMDHKQVAVLVPTTVLAQQHFQTFSARFADFGVSVDVICRFRSAKEQKATIERLEANKVDVLIGTHAILNQKRVHFSDLGLLIVDEEQRFGVKQKEKIKKLAAGVDVLTLSATPIPRTLHMSLVGARDMSIIETPPAERFPVQSYVIEDNGAVLKNAIRRELRRGGQVYFVYNRVESIDIMRRRLEELVPEARIQTGHGQMAEELLERVMVDFYEGRYDILLATSIVENGLDVANANTIIVYNADRFGLSQLYQMRGRVGRSNHMAFAYFVYQADKVLSEMAEKRLQAMKEFAELGAGFKIAMRDLEIRGAGNLLGAEQHGHIASVGFEMYSKLLDEAIEERRTGKPPEEKLEPVVDIEAEAYLDGEYINDPMHKIEIYQRIAAIRKNAEIQELLDELIDRFGEPTPVVLRLLEVARIRNYARELGIRSVVEKPMFLEISFVEKPMLDPDGLLKLLGLFGRNAKMLPPPQQMLRIRLAAQYKKNIANFITRLLMLLKGEQDAFSARGAAAKKVQANGKGGGRR, translated from the coding sequence ATGAAAGCACTTTTTGAACAAATGATGCAGGATGGCTCGGCTCGAAAGATTGTCGAGGCCTTTTCGCGCCGCGCGGGCAAGACGCTCGTCTACGGTCTCAGCGGCTCGCAGAAGCACGCGCTCTTCGCTGCCGCCTGCAACACCGCAGAGAAGCCCGTGGTCATCGTCACGCACAGCCGCGAGGCGATCGAGGCGTGGCGCGCTGATCTGACGGCTCTTCTGCCGACGCGCGAACTCATGGAACTGCCCGAGGTCGACATGATGGCGGTGGAAGCGACGGCGAAGGGCATGGAACGCACGGCTCTGCGCATGGGCGTACTCGGCAGGCTGCTCAAGAAGAATCCTGTCATCGTGCTCGCTCACGCCGCCGCCGCCGTACAGAAGGGAGTATCGCGCCGAGATTTCGAGCGCATGAGCCTGCGCCTTGAAGTCGGTGCGACGCTCTCGCGCGAGACGCTTCTTTCGCGTCTCGTCGAGCTTGGCTACGAGGCAGCGGGCGAGGTCGATGGACTCGGGCAGTTCAGCGCGCGCGGCGGTATCGTCGATATCTATCCGCTCAATGCGTCCTTGCCGCTTCGTCTGGAATTCTTCGACGATGAGATCGACTCTTTGCGAGAGTTTGATCCAGCGACGCGGCGCTCCGTGCGCAATGTGCCGTCGGCGGTGGTGCTGCCCGTCGCTACCCCCGAGGAATCCGGCGAGGCTGCGACATTCCTCTCCTACTTGGAGGGTGAGGGTGCCGTCATTTTCGACGAACCTTTGCGCACGCGTGAAAGTGCACAAAAACTCGTCAAGGAGACGCCCGAGCTGAGGTCGAAACTTTTCTCATGGGAAGAACTTGTGGCGGGCGCTGAAGGCAATGCGACCTTCTTCGCAGCCCTCATGCTGCAGAAGATCCACGGCGCGGAGCCGGACAGTCTCGTGAGCCTGGCTGTGCAGGCAGTCGCGCCCTTCCAACGGCAGATGGATCTTTTGAAGAATGAGGCGCGAAACTGGCTTTCCAACAAGCAGCACGTCGTCCTTCTCGTCGGTGAGGCGGAGAAGGCTGCTTCCCTGCGCGAGCTTTTCGCGAAGTCTCGCATACCATCTGCCGTTGCAGCGGGAGACGAGCCTTTGAGCGACGCTTATCTGAACATCGTGGTGGGCACGCTCTCGAACGGCTTCGAATTGCCCGGGGCGCGGCTCATCGTCGTGTCCGAAAAGGACATCTTCGGCAGGCAGAAGAAGAAACTCGCGCAGAAAGCCTCGAAGGAAGAGCGCATTGCACACTTCCGCGAGATCAACGTCGGCGATTACGTCGTCCACGTGAATCATGGCGTCGGCAAGTATCTGGGTGTCGAAACGCTCGATGTGGGCGGCATCAAGAAAGACTATCTGCACATCAAGTACGGCGGCGACGACAAGCTCTTTGTGCCGACCGATCAGGTGGGACTCCTGCAGAAATACATCGGCTCGGAGGGCGAGACGCCGCGTTTGCACCGCATGGGCGGCACGGAGTGGGTCAAGGCGAAGGCGCGCGCGCGCGCATCCGTCGAGGACATCGCCGACGAACTCATCGCGCTCTACGCGAAGCGCCGCGCGGCGAAGGGCTTCGCATTTTCCCCCGATACGCCGTGGCAGCGGGAGTTCGAGGACGCCTTCCCTTATGAGGAGACGCCCGACCAGCGCCGCGCCATTGAGGAGATCAAGGCGGATATGGAAAAGCCCGAGCCGATGGATCGCCTGCTCTGCGGCGATGTCGGCTTCGGCAAGACGGAGGTGGCGATCCGCGCCGCCTACAAGGCGGTCATGGATCATAAGCAGGTCGCCGTGCTCGTGCCGACGACCGTGCTTGCACAGCAGCACTTCCAGACGTTTTCCGCACGCTTCGCCGATTTCGGCGTGAGCGTCGACGTCATCTGCCGCTTTCGCTCGGCGAAGGAGCAGAAGGCGACGATCGAGCGTCTGGAGGCGAACAAGGTCGACGTGCTCATCGGCACGCACGCTATCCTGAATCAGAAGCGCGTGCATTTTTCCGACCTCGGGCTTCTGATCGTCGACGAGGAGCAGCGCTTCGGCGTCAAGCAGAAGGAGAAGATCAAGAAACTCGCGGCGGGCGTAGACGTGCTGACGCTTTCGGCGACGCCGATTCCGCGGACGCTTCACATGTCGCTCGTCGGAGCGCGCGACATGAGCATCATCGAGACGCCGCCCGCCGAGCGCTTCCCCGTGCAGAGCTACGTCATCGAGGACAACGGCGCTGTCTTGAAGAATGCCATTCGCCGCGAACTTCGACGTGGCGGGCAGGTTTACTTCGTCTACAACCGCGTCGAGAGCATCGACATCATGCGCCGACGGCTCGAAGAGCTCGTGCCTGAGGCGCGGATTCAGACGGGGCACGGGCAGATGGCGGAAGAGCTTTTGGAGCGCGTCATGGTCGATTTCTACGAGGGGCGCTACGACATCCTGCTTGCGACGAGCATTGTGGAAAACGGTCTCGACGTGGCGAACGCGAACACGATCATCGTATACAACGCCGATCGTTTCGGTTTGTCGCAGCTCTATCAGATGCGCGGCCGCGTCGGCCGGTCGAATCACATGGCGTTTGCCTATTTCGTCTATCAGGCCGACAAGGTCTTGTCCGAGATGGCGGAAAAGCGTCTGCAAGCGATGAAGGAGTTTGCCGAGCTGGGCGCAGGTTTCAAGATCGCCATGCGCGACCTTGAGATTCGCGGCGCGGGGAACCTCCTTGGTGCAGAGCAGCACGGTCACATCGCGAGCGTCGGCTTCGAGATGTACTCGAAGCTTCTTGACGAGGCGATCGAGGAGAGGCGCACGGGAAAGCCGCCTGAAGAGAAGCTTGAACCTGTTGTCGACATCGAGGCGGAAGCCTACCTCGACGGCGAATACATCAACGATCCCATGCACAAGATCGAGATTTACCAGCGCATTGCAGCGATTCGTAAGAATGCGGAGATTCAGGAACTGCTCGACGAATTGATCGATCGCTTCGGCGAGCCGACGCCCGTCGTGCTGCGTCTGCTGGAAGTCGCACGCATACGCAATTACGCGCGAGAACTTGGCATACGTTCCGTCGTGGAAAAGCCGATGTTCTTGGAAATCTCTTTTGTCGAGAAACCGATGCTCGATCCCGACGGGCTGTTGAAGCTCCTCGGCCTCTTCGGCAGGAACGCCAAGATGCTGCCGCCGCCGCAGCAGATGCTTCGCATACGTCTGGCCGCGCAGTACAAGAAGAACATCGCGAACTTCATCACGCGCCTTCTGATGCTGCTGAAGGGCGAGCAGGACGCTTTCTCGGCGAGGGGAGCGGCAGCGAAAAAAGTTCAGGCAAATGGGAAAGGAGGCGGGCGCAGATGA
- the ylqF gene encoding ribosome biogenesis GTPase YlqF, translated as MTENDRKNDLPIIQWYPGHMKKARELVEENLKLVDVVVELLDARIPAASSNPMLREIIGDKPRVVALNKRDLADENMTRRWLEHFRAKKIPAVALDSVSGKGMKELLTLIEREAKYRTERLVSKGVAARKARVMILGIPNVGKSSLINRLAGAAKAKTADKPGVTRAKQWIRIGADVDLLDTPGILWPKFEDPRVGLKLAFTGAVNDEIYDLESVAHLLLATLRRDHQERLQERFKFKEALPETTEGLMDAIGRKRGCLLKGGRIDFEKVQHILLAEFRMGKFGKISLDVPPTEAAEEVDDG; from the coding sequence ATGACGGAAAATGACAGAAAAAACGATCTGCCCATCATCCAATGGTATCCGGGCCATATGAAGAAGGCGCGGGAATTGGTGGAGGAGAATCTGAAACTTGTCGATGTTGTCGTCGAGCTTCTTGACGCTCGGATTCCAGCGGCGAGCTCGAATCCCATGTTGCGGGAAATCATCGGCGATAAGCCGCGCGTTGTGGCGCTCAACAAGAGGGATCTGGCGGATGAGAATATGACGAGACGCTGGCTGGAGCATTTTCGTGCGAAGAAGATTCCGGCGGTGGCGCTCGATTCTGTATCGGGGAAGGGCATGAAGGAGCTTTTGACGCTTATAGAGAGGGAGGCAAAGTATCGTACGGAAAGACTGGTGTCGAAGGGGGTTGCCGCACGCAAGGCACGCGTGATGATTCTTGGTATACCGAACGTCGGAAAGTCATCTCTGATCAATCGTCTGGCAGGCGCAGCGAAAGCAAAGACGGCGGATAAACCCGGTGTTACGCGTGCGAAGCAGTGGATTCGCATCGGAGCGGATGTCGATCTCCTCGACACGCCGGGAATCCTTTGGCCGAAGTTCGAAGACCCTAGGGTGGGGCTTAAGCTGGCGTTTACCGGCGCGGTCAACGACGAGATCTACGACTTGGAGAGTGTGGCACATCTGCTCCTTGCGACTCTGCGGCGCGATCATCAGGAACGATTGCAGGAGCGGTTTAAATTCAAGGAAGCGCTGCCTGAGACGACGGAGGGACTTATGGATGCAATCGGGCGCAAGCGCGGGTGCCTTTTGAAAGGTGGGCGCATTGATTTCGAGAAGGTGCAGCACATCCTTTTGGCGGAATTTCGCATGGGAAAGTTTGGCAAGATTAGCTTGGATGTACCGCCGACGGAGGCAGCGGAGGAAGTGGATGACGGTTAA
- a CDS encoding type II toxin-antitoxin system HicA family toxin — MRFKELDKLLKKNGWQPVRSKGSHQHYRKEGVAKTLTTPNHPGDINPFIVKSVLKEAGIQL, encoded by the coding sequence ATGAGATTCAAGGAACTTGACAAATTGCTGAAGAAGAACGGGTGGCAGCCTGTTCGCTCGAAAGGTTCACACCAGCACTACCGAAAGGAAGGCGTCGCCAAAACCTTGACAACTCCGAATCACCCCGGAGACATCAACCCCTTCATTGTGAAAAGTGTCTTGAAAGAGGCTGGAATCCAATTATGA
- a CDS encoding ribonuclease HII has protein sequence MDKEEMTIRELECLYRAGKWTEELQARCLSDSRAGVQRLVHRWEREEQERARVEALYHYEFLAREKGCTLVAGVDEAGRGPLAGPVVVAAVILPLGFFLPHLNDSKKLSAAMREKLFSAITEGAVAVEIVSISEKIIDEKNIYQATKQGMCEVVASLRPQPQHVLLDAVPLKLPMTSFSIVHGDAKSASIAAASIMAKVTRDRLMLKYDEEYPQYGFKKHKGYGTAEHLEALQKYGPCPIHRRSFEPIRSMASAY, from the coding sequence ATGGATAAGGAAGAAATGACGATAAGAGAATTGGAGTGCCTTTATCGTGCAGGGAAGTGGACGGAAGAACTGCAGGCGCGATGTCTGTCGGATTCCCGTGCGGGGGTGCAGAGATTGGTGCATCGTTGGGAGCGGGAGGAGCAGGAACGCGCTCGTGTCGAAGCGCTGTACCATTATGAATTTCTGGCGCGTGAGAAGGGCTGTACGCTCGTGGCGGGCGTCGATGAAGCTGGTCGTGGTCCTTTGGCGGGACCTGTGGTGGTCGCTGCAGTCATCTTGCCCTTGGGATTTTTTCTGCCGCACTTGAATGATTCGAAGAAATTGTCGGCAGCCATGCGCGAGAAACTTTTCTCTGCTATCACGGAAGGTGCCGTTGCAGTGGAAATCGTGAGTATTTCAGAGAAAATCATCGATGAAAAAAATATCTATCAAGCGACGAAGCAGGGGATGTGCGAAGTCGTTGCGAGCCTGCGGCCGCAGCCGCAGCACGTCTTGCTTGATGCCGTGCCGCTGAAGCTCCCCATGACGTCTTTTTCAATCGTACATGGGGATGCGAAGTCAGCGTCAATCGCAGCGGCTTCTATTATGGCAAAAGTTACGAGGGATCGCTTGATGCTGAAGTATGACGAAGAATACCCGCAGTATGGATTCAAGAAGCATAAAGGCTATGGGACAGCAGAGCATCTGGAAGCTTTGCAAAAGTATGGTCCTTGTCCCATCCATAGAAGATCGTTCGAACCGATTCGTTCGATGGCGTCAGCGTATTGA
- a CDS encoding HU family DNA-binding protein yields MNKTELVANVAEKAGLSKKVAEQALGAIIESIEEALVEGDKVQLIGFGTFEVKDRAARTGRNPQTGKEIKIAASRNPVFKAGKALKDAVNNK; encoded by the coding sequence GTGAACAAAACGGAATTAGTGGCTAACGTAGCGGAAAAAGCAGGTCTGTCGAAGAAGGTTGCCGAGCAGGCTCTGGGCGCGATCATCGAGAGCATCGAAGAGGCTCTTGTCGAGGGCGACAAGGTTCAGCTCATCGGCTTCGGCACGTTCGAGGTCAAGGATCGCGCTGCCCGTACCGGCCGCAATCCGCAGACGGGCAAGGAAATCAAGATTGCCGCTTCGAGGAATCCTGTTTTCAAGGCGGGCAAGGCTTTGAAGGACGCTGTCAACAACAAGTGA
- a CDS encoding SDR family NAD(P)-dependent oxidoreductase, which translates to MNRVVLLTGGTSGIGLAAARLFLQAGSTVALAGRSAARGEAALASLGELALDGRAAFFAADLRRADEARRLVGAVCERFSRLDVLVNSAGIYLERALEDLTEEEFEDVMDTNVKGAFFTTQAALAPLKASRGSIVNLSSDAGIHGNFLCTAYCASKGAVTLFTKSLALELAPFGVRVNCVCPGDVATPMTEAQLQDAPDREEALRQMSGVYPLGRIARAEEVADIIFFLASDAASFVTGAAWSVDGGLTA; encoded by the coding sequence ATGAATCGCGTTGTTCTTCTTACGGGCGGCACGTCGGGCATCGGTCTTGCAGCGGCGCGTCTTTTCCTGCAGGCGGGCAGCACGGTCGCACTGGCGGGGCGATCGGCCGCGCGTGGCGAGGCGGCGCTCGCCTCGTTGGGTGAATTGGCGCTCGATGGGCGCGCCGCATTCTTCGCTGCCGACCTGCGCCGCGCCGATGAGGCGAGGCGGCTCGTGGGCGCGGTGTGCGAACGCTTTTCGCGCCTCGATGTTCTCGTGAACTCGGCGGGGATTTATTTGGAACGCGCGCTGGAGGATTTGACAGAAGAGGAATTCGAGGACGTCATGGACACGAACGTCAAGGGCGCTTTTTTTACGACGCAGGCGGCGCTTGCGCCCTTGAAGGCGAGTCGCGGCAGCATCGTTAATCTTTCGTCGGATGCGGGAATTCACGGCAATTTTCTGTGCACGGCCTACTGCGCATCGAAGGGCGCCGTGACGCTCTTCACGAAATCCCTCGCCTTGGAGCTTGCGCCTTTCGGCGTGCGCGTGAACTGCGTGTGCCCCGGAGACGTCGCAACGCCGATGACGGAGGCGCAGCTGCAGGATGCTCCTGACCGTGAAGAGGCTCTGCGGCAGATGTCGGGCGTCTATCCGCTCGGTCGTATCGCGCGGGCGGAAGAAGTCGCCGATATTATTTTTTTTCTGGCCTCCGATGCCGCTTCCTTCGTGACGGGCGCGGCGTGGAGCGTAGACGGCGGCCTTACGGCTTGA
- a CDS encoding type II toxin-antitoxin system HicB family antitoxin — protein sequence MNLVYPAIFYPDPDSSSFAVTVPDLPGCISGGNSLSDAIAMGEDAASGWILGELEDGNEVPPASSIADIRPDPEIGEGFVSLLSLDMDAYAAKYGSKSVRKNLTIPAWLNTFAEAEQLNVSKVLQDALTALYEKKAAV from the coding sequence ATGAACCTCGTTTATCCTGCTATATTTTACCCCGATCCCGATTCATCTTCTTTTGCTGTTACAGTGCCCGATCTTCCCGGATGCATCTCCGGCGGCAACTCCCTTTCCGATGCCATCGCTATGGGCGAGGATGCCGCCTCGGGTTGGATTCTCGGCGAGCTTGAGGACGGCAACGAAGTGCCGCCGGCAAGCAGCATCGCAGACATCCGCCCCGACCCCGAGATCGGCGAGGGCTTCGTCAGTCTGCTCTCGCTCGACATGGACGCATACGCTGCGAAATACGGCAGCAAGTCCGTTCGTAAGAATCTCACGATCCCCGCATGGCTCAACACCTTTGCCGAAGCCGAGCAGCTCAACGTATCCAAAGTCCTGCAGGACGCGCTCACCGCGCTCTATGAGAAGAAAGCCGCCGTCTGA
- a CDS encoding FtsB family cell division protein — translation MATESKRRGHRLDWFVVVILCVLGYFSYTMIDQQIHLNELDRDCAAAQQRLETAQRENAELKDLKAKLDDPVYIEKTAREELGMTHEGELPYIAKK, via the coding sequence ATGGCAACGGAAAGCAAGCGCAGGGGACACCGGCTCGACTGGTTCGTCGTCGTCATCCTTTGCGTGCTCGGGTACTTCTCCTACACGATGATCGATCAGCAGATTCACCTGAACGAGCTTGACCGCGACTGTGCGGCGGCGCAGCAACGTCTGGAAACAGCGCAGCGGGAGAACGCAGAGCTTAAGGATCTCAAGGCAAAGCTCGACGATCCCGTCTACATCGAGAAGACGGCACGCGAAGAACTCGGCATGACACACGAGGGCGAGCTGCCGTATATCGCGAAAAAGTGA